The DNA region TGGTGATCCGGTAGCAGTGGACGAAAAATGTGACAGCATAGTTTACTGGCACTGCGGAGCTGGGGCAAGCACTCTTGCAAATGATAAAGAAGGCTCTAAACTAGGTGTTCATCCAAATCGTAAGATTGGACCAACTATGGAGTTTGGTCTTAAAAGCGGTGGAGTTACTGTATTAAGACTTGGAAAAGATAGAGATGGTTTTCGCATGTTTATTTTTAAAGGAGAAGCTTTAGAAGAGCCACAAAAGTTTTTTGGTACTTCTGTAACCGTAAGACCAGAAGGAGGAAAGGCTGCTGAAAAGATAGCAGAATTTGTTAGAGATGGCTGGGAGCCTCATTTTGTGGTTGCCTATGGTGATGTGACGGAAGAGATTAAGACTATGTGTAGTTTATTAGGCATTAAAGTTTTAAAGTATTAATAATAAAAGTTTCAAACATTAATAAAATATTCAATAATGTTTGTTTGCATTTTGTGTTGGAATATCAATTATATGAGTTTCAACCCATTTTATGTTTTGAAAATTACTATAACCACCACTCTTTTAGCAGGTGGTTATCAGTTTGTCCTATAATTAGCTGCTGTAAATTCTGTTTATCCGATGACTACCCACCCTAATACTCCCACCTTCTTCAAATTGGGAGTAAAGAGTGGCTACGTCCCTGGATAACGACTTCTAACCATCAGAGGTCATAAACAAAAACTCCACCTGATGCCAAGAATTCTGTTTATCAAAAAGTGGAGATGAGCAACTTCAGAAACTAGGTATTCATGTAAATTTAGTAGGATGAGTACAAGCTTCTGCTAAGTAATATTTATTGATACATGGGGGAAAATAATAATGGATTTAAAACAATTGATAGAGACAAATAACCGTATAAATATTAAAGATATTCAGGATAAAGCCTTTACTAGATATGGGGAAATAATAGATGATTATGATTTTAATGAGTTAACTAAATATATGGAGGAAAAGACACAAATACCCTCTGAAGGAAATATTTATATAGCTTCAGTTAGTGAAATGGAAAATACAAAAATAAGAGAAGAATTAGAAAATGAATTCTATGGTGAAATACCTATAGAAATAGGTTATTGTAATGGAAGTAATTCAACTTTAAATGGTCTTGAATATCATAAGGGCAGCGAGATAAATGTGGCTGTTACGGATATGGTGCTGCTCCTTGGGCAATTAAAAGATGTAAATAATAATAAATATGATTCCAGCAAGGTTGAAGCTTTCTTTGTTAAAAAGAGTACAGCAATACAGCTATATGAAACTACATTACATTTTGGCCCTTGCAAAACTTCAAAGGATGGCTTTAAATGTATAGTGATATTAATTAAAGGAACTAATGAGCCTTTAAGAGAAGCTACATTAAAACATAACAGAGATATACTTTTATTTGCAAAAAATAAATGGCTTTTAGCTCATCCGGAAAGAAAACTTCTTATTGAAAAAGGAGCCTATGCTGGAATAATTGGTGAGAATATTGAGATAAGATTTCAAAATGATTAGGAGATTCAATAAATGGAGTTTATTAAGATAGAAAATGGATTTAGTATACTGGTTAATGGTAAGAAAATAATTACTCATACTCTTGAAAGACCATGGATATATGCAGGAAAGGGAGAGGCCACCTATGATATGTTTCGTGGTAATTTTAAAATAAAAGACTATTTAATAGAAAAGGTAGCTCTTGATGATTTTGAAGTCTATAAGAATGTTGATGGAGTAATAGTTACTTTTTCTAAAAGAGGACTTAATTCTTTAAAGGTTTTATTTACAGTAGAAGATGAAAGAACAGTAGTTAAATTTTTAGAAAATCCTGATAAACTAAATAGGCTTTGGCTGAGGATAGATGCTGAGAAGGAAGAACATATATATGGATGTGGAGAACAATTTTCAGATTTTGATTTAAGAGGAAAGAATTATCCGCTGTGGACTTCTGAGCAAGGTGTTGGGAGAAATAAAAATACTTATATAACTTTTAAGGCTGATGAACGTGGCAATGCTGGAGGGGATTATTATACTACATTTTTCCCACAGCCTACCTTTGTATCCAGCAGAAAATACTATTGCCATGTAGACAGCAGCGTCTATATGGATTTTGATTTTAGTCATGAGGAGTTTCATGAACTGCAAATATGGGGTGTGCCAGAGAAATTGATTTTCGAAACAGGGGAAACCTATGTGAAATTAGTGGGAAAATTAACCGGACTCCTTGGAAAACAGCCAGAACTTCCTGAATGGGTTTATGAGGGTGTATGGCTTGGTATTCAAGGCGGAACAGAAGTAGTATTAAATAAATTGGAAAATGCTCTACAAAAGGGACTAAAAGTAGGCGGTATATGGGCTCAGGATTGGGAAGGAATAAGAATGACCTCCTTTGGAAAGCGGCTTATGTGGAACTGGCAGTGGAATAAAGAATTATACCCAAAGCTGGATGTGAAAATAAAGGAACTTAGAGAAAGAGGAATAAGATTTTTAGGTTATATAAATCCTTATATTGCTGTAGAAGGTGATTTATTTAAGGAAGCCAGTAAAAGAGGATATTTAGCTAAGAATAATAATAATGAAGATTACTTGGTGGAATTTGGAGAGTTTTATGCAGGAGTAGTGGATTTTACCATACCTGAAGCCTGTGAATGGTATAAGGGTGTAATCAAAAAAGAAATGATTGATTTTGGACTTTCTGGATGGATGGCTGATTTTGGTGAATATCTGCCAACAGATGTTATTTTAAACAATGGAGTCAGTGCTGAAATAATGCATAATGCATGGCCTGCTATATGGGCGAAGATAAATAGAGAAGCAGTAGAAGAGGCAGGAAAGCTTCAGGATGTTACATTCTTCATGAGAGCAGGTTATACAGGAAGTCAAAAATACTGCACAATGATGTGGGCAGGGGATCAAAATGTGGATTGGAGTTTGGATGATGGACTAGCTTCTGTAATTCCAGCAGCATTATCCCTAGGAATGACAGGATGGGGACTTCATCACAGTGATATTGGAGGCTATACTACTCTATTTGAAATGAAGAGAACAAAAGAATTATTTATGAGATGGGCTGAAATGGCTACCTTTACTGCAATAATGAGAACTCACGAAGGCAATAGACCAAAGGATAACTGGCAGTTCGATTCAGATAAGGAAACGCTGCAGCATTTTGCAAAGATGAGCAGAATATATACTACTTTAAAACCATACACTAAAGCTCTGGTAAAGGAGAATTCAGAAACTGGAGTGCCTGTACAAAGACCTCTATTTATGCATTATGAACAGGATAAAAGGGCTTATGATATTAAATATGAATATTTATATGGAAGAGATATATTAGTGGCACCAGTTTATGAACCAGGTAAAGCTGTCTGGAAGGTATATCTTCCAGAAGATGAATGGGTGCATCTGTGGACTGGTGATGTATATAGGGGTGGAGAGATAGAAGTTGATGTACCACTTGGTAAACCGGCTGTATTTTACAGGAAAGCTTCTAAATATGTTGAGGTGTTTAAGGCGTTGACGGAGATTTAATTCACCCCAGAGGCGAATTAAGGACAGAAATTAAAAATATACATAAATTACTCCACTGGGGTATTAACCAATGAGCATTATTACATAAATATTATGTGTTAATGCTCATTATTTTTATCCGATGACTAGTGGCTGTAATACTCCACCTACTAAAGGTGCAGATAACAGCCGCATGTCCCTGGATAATTCATCTAAACTTAATGGGAGTACAAAATCCCATTAAGTTTAGATGAATTGATGTGATAAAATATGTATCTACATAGAATTTTGAAAATACAAAGCATATAAATATATATAAACTGCATAATATGTCAAAAAAAAGAGAATTCTTTTTTTATATTTTTGATTATTTAATATAGTATAATTATACGTAATGGTAAATATCAGTATCATTAAATAAAGTATATGAAATTTTTACTATAAATAACAAAAGTAAAAAGAACATTAATTGAAAGCAGAGGGATATGTAATGAAGTATACTTTAAAAGCTATTAAAAAACTATTTTTTTGTAGTAATAATAATTTTATTACTAAAGTTAGTAGGGATTTTGTAGATTTTAGTGGATATTCAGAATATGAATTGGTTGGAAAATCTCTTAATGAAATAAGTATGTTACTTAGAATTAATTCTGTAGTGAATTTTGAAGATATTAAAGATAAATTTGAGGGCTATATGTTTACTAAACAGTGCAATGCCCGAGAGGTAACTATTCTTTGCAAAAATTTAGAAGGTAATAATGAAAGAGAATATTATTTTAGAGAAAAACCAAATTCACGTATTGAGGATAAGATGATGTTTGTGGCACAGATTTGTAAAAATGATAAAATTGGAACTTCAATTTGGAGTTTTCCTGATTTTATTATGCTTAATTGTAATAATAAGTTTTTAAAATACTTTTATCCATCTTATGCTAAAAGAGAAAATTGTATAGGAAAATATAAGAAGGAAATAGTAAATGGTATTGAGGACGATAATATAGATAAAATATGGTCTACAATAAAAAAGACTGGAGAATCATATCATATAAATGAATTTAAACATGAAGATAAAGTGAATGGAACTAGCTATTGGAATTTAATTTTTGTACCTATATATGTAGATGGTAATATTAAATATATAGTAGAAAATAAATGGGATATAACGGAGAAAATACGAGGTAGAGAATTAAGAGATAAACAGAGCAAAATCATTGAAAACCAAAAAAAACAATTAGAGGCTATAATTGAAAATATGGCAGAGCCTCTATTAATAGTCAATAAAGATGGTAAGTACATAGATATAAATAAGGCAGCAAGAAATAAGTATCCCATGTATAGAAATTTAAGAGAAGCAGGGAAGACTTATGATAAAATTGAGTATTTTGATATTGATGGGAAAGTAATTCCTAAAGAGAATTTACCTGTTAATAGATTATTAAGAGGTGAAAAAATATCGGAATTTAAAAGTATTGTAAAATATAATAATGATTTTAGGTATTATAATGTAAATGCTGCACCTGTATACGATAATGAAGGAGATTTTATAGCAGGAGTAATGTGCATTAATGATATTACTGAAAAAGTAAAAAATGATAATCATATGTTTATAGATAAACAATATAAAATTTTAAATCGTATGATAGAAGAACTGGATTTACCAGTGCTAAGATTATCCTATCCAGATTTAAAACTTATAGATATTAATAAAAAAGCCTACAATTTTCTAAAGCTAGAAAATTCAGATATAGGTTCTATATCATCTATTAAAGGTATGAACTATAAAGATGTAGTAAATAGTTTTGATAAAAATTATATTCTTAAACATGTTAAGGGCATAATAGAGGAAAATAAAAAATCTTATTCTAAATATAGAAAATTCACAGTTTTTGGTAAAGAAAAATTTATAAATACAATATATCAGCCTATTTTGGGAATTAATAATGAAGTGTTAGAAATACTTGCTATTGGAATCGATGTTACTGAAGAAATAATGGCTAATAAGGAAATGGAGAAAACTCTTAAAGTACAGGAGGAAATTTTTGCAAATTTATCTCATGAGATGAGAACACCTTTAAATGTAATTTTCAGTGCAGTTCAGCTATTTGAATTGTATTCAAATAATAAATCCTTATGTGGAGATAAGGAGAAATTAAATAGAGATATACATTCAATAAAGAAAAATTGTTATAGATTATCAAGAATAATAAATAATATGGTGGACCTATCAAGAATAAAATTAGGTTACTTCGAAGTAAATTTATCTAATCAAAATATAGTTAGTATGCTTAAAACCATAGTTAAAGATATATCGGAATACTTTGAAGACAAAGAAATTAATATTGTTTTTAATACAAATATAGATGAGAAGATTATTGCATATGATGCCAATAATATCTGCAGAGTTATACTTAATCTCATTTCCAATGCAATTAAATTTTCAGAAAACAGTTGTGAGATTTCTATAGAACTTATAGATAAAAATAATTTTATTGAAATATCTGTAAAGGATAAAGGAATTGGTATTGAAAAAAATCATTTACAGCATATATTTGAAAAATTTAAACAAGTGGACAAGTCATTTCAAAGAGCTACAGAGGGCATTGGTATAGGGTTATATATAGTAAAGTCAATTGTTGAATTGCATTATGGAAATATAAGCGTAAAAAGTAAATTGGGCGAGGGTAGTATATTTAAAGTAACATTACCTGCAAGAACCGTAGAAACAAATAATAAGAAGAATATCTTCTTTAGTGATGAAATGATAAAGGCGGAGTTTTCTGATATATATCTATGATTTCCTGATTTTACACCCCGGGGGTGCTTTTTTAATATAAAAATTATAACATATTATTCTATATAATCCATTATTACAGAGGCTAGTTATAGGATAAAGTTATGATATAATTTCATAGGAGAGTAATGATTTATAACTTTATTTTAAGTTCAAATAAAAAATTGATTAACCCCGAGGTGATTTATGAAAAACAAATTAAATAAAAGATATAATATGGGTATTTCAATAATTATGAAAAGAGCTAAAAAAATGAAAAAGGAGATTGGGGCATTATATTTTGCATATAAACGACCGGATGTACCTTTTTATGCAAAATTAGTTTCAATATTAGTGGTATGTTATGCTTTAAGTCCTATTGACTTGATACCTGATTTTATACCAATTTTAGGATACGTTGATGATCTGATTATATTGCCACTTGGTATTGCCTTTGCTATAAAGCTAATACCAAGTGATATTATGAATGAATGCAGACAACAATCAGAAAATATTTTTAAAGAGGGTAAGCCTAAAAAATGGATTGCTGGAGTCATTATAATATGTATTTGGATTATAATAATCAGCTACATTTTAATGAAGATAATTCACAGCTTTTAATTTGCCCTAGGGGTGTAAATTTTCCCTACTTTCATTTGTTATAGGACGCAATTTATTGTATTCTTAATGGGTAAATGATTTAATGATATTACTGGATTTAAGGGGAATAGTAGTAAATTTAGACGAAATACAAAATAAAGGATTTGACAGAATTGAATAACAAAAAAATTTTTACAAATAGAAAAATAGTAATACTGCTTGCCTCATTTTGTTGCATATTATGGGGAAGTGCCTACCCAGGAGTTAAGAGTGGATATGCTCTTTTTAAAATAAGTACAGATAATATATTTTCTGAATTGTCTTTTGCAGGGTACAGATTTATAATAGCAGGATTGATGGTTTTAATAGTTGCTTTATTTTCATCTAAGAATTTATTTTCATTAACAAGAAAAAATATAAAAGAACTTATACTTTTAGGTTTAACTCAAACAACCTTGCAGTATATGTTTTTTTATATTGGACTTGCTCATACTAGTGGTGTAAAGGCTTCTATAATGAACTCTACATCTGCTTTTTTCAGCGTCATCCTTGCTCATTTCCTATATAATGATGATAGAATAAATTCTCGAAAAGCAATTGGCTGTATACTAGGATTTATTGGTGTATTGTTAGTAAATTTCAGCAGTGACCTTTTAAATTTCAGCTTTAAAATTAACGGTGAGGGTTTTATTGCTGTAGCTGCCTTTGCATTTTCTGCCTGCTCAATTTATGGAAAAAAGATTTGCAAAAGCATAGATTCCATGCTGGTAACTGGTTATCAATTGCTAATTGGTGGACTAGTTTTACTAATTTTAGGTATTTCCAATAAAGGTCATGTTACAAACTTTACAATAGGTTCTACGCTTGTCTTATTATATCTTGGACTGCTTTCAGCTGTAGCTTTTTCCATATGGACAATACTTTTAAAATATAATAAAGTTGGTTCAATTGCTCTTTTCAATTTTTTAATTCCCATATCTGGTGCTATTTTATCATCAATATTTCTGAAAGAAAATATTTTTGACTGGGAAAATGCTGTTGCACTTATATTAGTATGTATTGGTGTTTACATAGTAAATCATCATCCAAATAAATTATTGAAGGTATAATCTGATGGACAAAAATGCATAAAGAACAATATGAAGAAATTTACCATGTTAATTATAGTAAGTTATGATGCTATGGCTTGAAAGGTATGCTCAATGAGAAATATAAGAATTGAAATGCTAATGTTTGCTTAATAGCATTACATATGCTAAATGATGCATTTTTAACAGACAATGTTAAAAGTATCATTAGGATTTATTAAATAGTATCGTGATAATTGATAACTATAAATTTATAAAGCCAGCATTCTTCTAAGCATTTAATAAATTAGAAGAATGCTGGCTTTACTTTGCTAATGACAAGAATTAATCTCATAGTTATTTTATTTGTATTTTAACTGGGGTAATATTTGTATAAGGTGGCCCTGGTGAATAGTTAAGTCTGCTTATTACTAAATACAAATGTTTTGGATGTCTGTAATAAGAACTTTGAAATGATGCTTTTACTGATTTATCTTCATGATTGTATGAAAAATTACTTGGAGAAAGCATATATTTGTTTCCATTTTCATCAATTAAATAAGGTAGCCTATTATAATTATCCGTGTGCGATGCTCCATCATGATTTGTACCAATCCCCCAGGCCTGTGAATTATTGGTTTTATCCATACCGAGCTTAATATTTGCTTCTATATGAGTTGGATAAATTTTCAAATATCTTATTTCAAGATCTGTATTATTGGCAGAAAACTTAATATTATTGTATTCTTCCGGTTTTTCGGTTTTTGCAGCAGCTTTTATACTTAAATTCCAATTACCCTTAATATTCATAGGCTCTCTATTAAATTTAGATATAAAATCTGCATATTTTTTTTGAGAATAGGTCATATTATAGGCTTCCGTAAAGCTTGAAACTTCTAAATTTAATTTATCCGGTATTGCAGTATTATTTAGAGATATTATTTCTATAGAGCCGTAGGTTTCCCCCGTATCAGCATAGTCCTTAATTGAATCTCCTAAAGAGGAAACTATGACTTTATAATCCTTTGAACTATTTAGTGACAGGAAATCTCCCTCTTGATCCATCAAAGTAACTGGAAGTATCTGTGATCTGAATCCATTACTATCAACAATAATATTATTATTGCTATCAGTTATGGTAAAGCTGTTCAGAAGTAAATTCTTAATTTTTTTATCACTGCTTTTCAATGTATACAATATAAATTTATCTTTATCATCACCGACAATACTATTAATAGTTAAACTTATATTATTGTCAGAAACTGTCTGATTTACATTTTGAGAGTCACTTTGATTTACAGCACTAATCATATTTTTATCATAATGAAATTGTAATGCTTGTGCTATAGATGAGACTATAGGTACATTATTAATTGTACTTGCAAAGGATAGACTACAATTAATACCAGCAGTAAAAAATATAGCTATTGCGGCAATTCCTGCAGAAGCTTAAATGAAACATTTTTTATAAAGCTTTTTTTCTTTTCAATTTTAGCCTTAATTATGCTCCCCTTAATAACCTTATCCAATTTATCAGAAACAGGTATATTATCAAAAATATCTTTAAAATCAGTATTCATTAAATACATTCCTCCTTTAACTCAATTTTTAATTTTTTCAATGCTCTAAATAAATAAGATTTTACTGTTCCCTCTGGATAATTCAATATCTTTGCAATTTGAGAAATGGTCATATCCTGAAAATATCTTAGGATCACTACATTTTTATATTTTGTATCCAGTTTATCTATGGCATTATATAGATCTATATTCTTTGGTATATTAAAATCTAAGTCACTCATATTATGTATTGCTTCTGATTTTACCTGCTCATAGTCATCAATGTATACTATTTTCTTATTGCTTTTAGCTTTATTTGCAGCAGTATTTATAAGTATTCTCACTATCCAAGTATTAAAAAATTGGGGATCTTTAAGTTTATTTAAGTTCAAATAGGCCTTGTATATGGTATCACTTAAAATATCTAGAGCATCCTGCTCATTTTTTACGTAAATATAAGCTATTTTATAAAGTTTTTCTTTATTTATATCAATGAGTTTGGCAAAAGCTTTGTCATCTCCTTTCTTAGCCTTTTTTGCAATTAATTTTATGTCGTCCATTTCATCACCTCTAATAGGGTTAATATTTTGTGCTATACTAATTAGACTAAGATAACAGTAGAAAGGTTGCAGTTATTTATAATTTTATCAGTTTTGGAAGAAAAGGATAGTGCAGCAGGATATGGTCATGATACCTACGGAAAATTTCAGTAATATTCATATCAATTAATGTCTATCACTTCAAGAGAAGGGTTATCTTCTGAAATAACGTTCATATACAAAAGGTATTTTAAAGCTCATATTCCGCTGAATGCATAAAAATACAACTAAATTTATGGCTTTATGCAATTTTTGCCTTTATGTGGTATCAACCTACGAAGATTGAGACCGTTTTTTTAATTAAATTCTTGATAATTAACGAATGTTTAAGGCAAAAATTTAAATATCGTAAATATGAAAATCATTGTGCGGAATATGAGTTAAAGATAAAATTTTATAAAGAAAAGGTAATTTATTATGAGAAGTCAGGTTAAAATATGTGATATAATCTATATTATATTTTAACTAAAAATAACAAAATAGGAGGTTTAAAAGATGTTGTATGATGAGGCTGTGAAAGTGTGGAGAAAAGGGAGAACTAAGGATTTATTAAATAGGTTCTTTTTGAAATTCACATATTCTTCAAATAAGATAGAAAACAATGAAACAAGACTTAGGGACGTTGAAACTGTTTTTAGGGGAGAGAAAGTTACAGATTTCACAGGAAATAAGAAGACAATCAAAGAGATTGAAAACCATAAAAAACTTTGCGAAAATATTATAAAATTAAGTGAAAAAAATAGCTCGAAACTTTCCATTGATTTAATTAAAAATTTTCACTATGTTTTAATGAAAGATTGTTTCACAGAGAATTTGTTAAAGAAAGGTGAAAAACCTGGCGAATTTAAAAAAGGTGATTATATAGTTGGATTACATGATGTAGGTGTTAGTCCATTAGAGGTAGAAGAAAATTTAAAATCATTAATTGAAGAAATTAATGATATACAGATAAATGAGAATAATGCTTTAAAAGTAGTTAGTTATTTCCATTGTTGGTTTGAGACCATACATCCTTTTGCAGATGGCAACGGGCGAGTGGGGAGAATGCTGCTTAACTATCTGCTTATAGGTAATAATCTTCCGCCAATTGTTCTATTTGAGAATGATAGAGAAGAATACTATTTAGCATTAGAATATTTTAACGAAACGCAGGAAATAAATAAAATGGTTGATTTTTTAGATAGTCAAGCTTATAAAACATGGGTTAAGGATTATAATTTAAAAGTAAAGAATTTGAAAGATTTTTTGGATTAACTGAAACAAGAAGTACCCTTTCTACACCATACCTGCAAATTGTTGTCCCATGAGTTTTTCTATTTTTTTGTTATTTCAACACTTTGATTTTTATTAATAGAAATTTCAGTTTTTCCTTAGAAATTTCTTCAAAACTCTGTGCATGTAAAATTCAATAAACTCTAATACATAACCATTCCACCATCTACATTAATAACTTGACCTGTAATATATTGCGACATATTTGAAACAAGAAACAAAACTGCATTTGCTACAGCTTCTGGCTTACCATAGGTTTTCATTGGAATTTTAGATAATATTTCCTCAGTGGTTTTATCAGAAAGTGTAGATGTCATATCCGTTGAAATATATCCTGGAGCAATGGCATTTACAGTTATGCCTCGGTCTGCTAATTCTCTAGCCACTGTTTTAGTAAAACCAATAAGTCCAGCTTTAGAAGCAGAATAATTTGCCTGTCCAACGTTGCCTGTTATTCCTACAACACTTGTTATATTTACTATGCTGCCTGATTTTTGTTTTAACATATGTTTAGATACAAACTTAGTGCAGTTAAATGCTCCTGTAAGATTTACGCTAATTACCTTATCCCATTTTTCTTTTTTCATCATCATCATTATACCATCACTTGTAATACCTGCATTATTCACCAAAATATCTATTCGTTTAAAATTTTCAAGTATAGCTTTTACAACTTCCTTTGTTGATTCCTCGGAACTTACATCATGTTTTAAACCTAAAGTTTCAACGTTGTAAGCTAATGATATTTCATTTGCTACTTGTTTTGCTCGTTCTTCATTAATGCCAGTTACAACTACCTTTACCTTTTCTTTTGCTAATTTCTCTGCAATAGCTCGACCAAGCCCACGAGTACCTCCAGTTATTAAAGCGATTTTATCAGTTAAACCTAAATCAATCATACTTAACCTCCTTATATGTATATACTCAATTAATATTTCTTTAAATTATTTAGTTTTTAATATCTTATATTTTCTATTTAATTGATGTAAAAATTATATCATATTATCTATATAATTCCATTATTAAAGATAAAATATATTATATATTTATTGTATAACTACTGTATTATTCAATTATCAAATACAATGTTGTCCATAATTGGGACAAGAACATCAATATATAGTAAATTATTTTTGAATTTAAATCAGAGTTTAATATTAATGGCAATGCAAATAATCCTGATAGACCGTAAGCACCTAAAATGTATATAAAAAGTTTCTTACTTTCAAAACTTTTCAATAAATACACATCCCTTCAAAATGGTGTTTATTTAAATAAAAACTTAATTAATATAGAAATTATAGCATATTATTCTGTGTAATCCATTGTTACAATTATAATTTAATAATCTTATATTATGGAAAGCTACCTTTACATGAAGTGAAAGGTATAGTATTATAGTTATGGAAAGTATACTTTCCATAATCTCCGGAGGTGAAAGCTTGAAAAATAGATTAGAAGAAATACGTAAGCAACACGGTATGAAGCAGGAAGAACTTGCAGAAGTCTTAGAGGTAT from Clostridium pasteurianum BC1 includes:
- a CDS encoding Fic family protein gives rise to the protein MLYDEAVKVWRKGRTKDLLNRFFLKFTYSSNKIENNETRLRDVETVFRGEKVTDFTGNKKTIKEIENHKKLCENIIKLSEKNSSKLSIDLIKNFHYVLMKDCFTENLLKKGEKPGEFKKGDYIVGLHDVGVSPLEVEENLKSLIEEINDIQINENNALKVVSYFHCWFETIHPFADGNGRVGRMLLNYLLIGNNLPPIVLFENDREEYYLALEYFNETQEINKMVDFLDSQAYKTWVKDYNLKVKNLKDFLD
- the fabG gene encoding 3-oxoacyl-[acyl-carrier-protein] reductase — its product is MIDLGLTDKIALITGGTRGLGRAIAEKLAKEKVKVVVTGINEERAKQVANEISLAYNVETLGLKHDVSSEESTKEVVKAILENFKRIDILVNNAGITSDGIMMMMKKEKWDKVISVNLTGAFNCTKFVSKHMLKQKSGSIVNITSVVGITGNVGQANYSASKAGLIGFTKTVARELADRGITVNAIAPGYISTDMTSTLSDKTTEEILSKIPMKTYGKPEAVANAVLFLVSNMSQYITGQVINVDGGMVMY